From Cyclopterus lumpus isolate fCycLum1 chromosome 4, fCycLum1.pri, whole genome shotgun sequence, a single genomic window includes:
- the LOC117729886 gene encoding uncharacterized protein LOC117729886 isoform X1 produces the protein MLFSRFHSKQVAPIDTVGPGKPPRAAAKSHREDGVRPRRWILLDAPHTHFLHVGGMEKKKSCRNREMTRRSTQVIIGGHAVQEMDYIKDRRTTARITVGIMERHQAGQEEALVEVGGEEGRLEAAHGPRGSPAGRRGCLNCAVALATAMGLVTVALAAAFILHLVTFTAASCNQDSSPPNAQAEFNVTWKQQRSDEPGRYDICTVNKSANYLIYGEAKSPASREASLVQTWKNVNGIIRTVRRKDGDDEGEFIFLDKVNLFSGTRISIRFQSAPPTSCRFLVFRL, from the exons atgTTGTTTTCACGTTTCCATTCAAAACAGGTTGCACCAATAGATACAGTTGGACCGGGGAAACCACCGCGTGCTGCTGCCAAGTCTCACCGTGAAGACGGCGTGCGGCCTCGCCGCTGGATCCTGCTCGacgcccctcacacacactttcttcatGTGGGaggaatggaaaaaaagaaaagctgcaggAACCGAGAGATGACAAGGCGGTCGACGCAGGTGATCATCGGGGGACATGCAGTACAGGAG ATGGACTATATTAAGGACAGACGCACCACAGCAAGAATCACAGTCGGCATCATGGAGAGACATCAAGCAGGACAGGAGGAGGCTCTGGTGGAGgtcgggggggaggagggacgCCTGGAAGCCGCTCATGGACCCAGAGGCTCGCCTGCGGGCCGCCGTGGCTGCCTGAACTGCGCGGTTGCCTTGGCGACGGCGATGGGACTGGTCACCGTGGCTCTGGCGGCGGCCTTCATCCTGCATTTGGTCACGTTCACCGCGGCGTCGTGCAACCAG GATTCGAGTCCACCGAACGCTCAAGCAGAATTCAACGTAACCTGGAAACAACAGC GGAGCGACGAGCCGGGCAGGTACGACATCTGCACCGTGAACAAAAGCGCAAACTACTTAATCTACGGCGAGGCGAAGAGCCCCGCCAGCCGGGAGGCCTCCCTCGTTCAAACGTGGAAGAACGTGAACGGGATCATCAGAACCGTCCGCAGGAAGGACGGCGACGACGAGGGAGAATTCATCTTTCTGGATAAGGTCAACCTGTTCAGCGGCACCAGAATAAGCATCCGCTTCCAGTCCGCCCCCCCGACCAGCTGCCGCTTCCTGGTCTTTAGACTCTGA
- the LOC117729886 gene encoding uncharacterized protein LOC117729886 isoform X2, translated as MDYIKDRRTTARITVGIMERHQAGQEEALVEVGGEEGRLEAAHGPRGSPAGRRGCLNCAVALATAMGLVTVALAAAFILHLVTFTAASCNQDSSPPNAQAEFNVTWKQQRSDEPGRYDICTVNKSANYLIYGEAKSPASREASLVQTWKNVNGIIRTVRRKDGDDEGEFIFLDKVNLFSGTRISIRFQSAPPTSCRFLVFRL; from the exons ATGGACTATATTAAGGACAGACGCACCACAGCAAGAATCACAGTCGGCATCATGGAGAGACATCAAGCAGGACAGGAGGAGGCTCTGGTGGAGgtcgggggggaggagggacgCCTGGAAGCCGCTCATGGACCCAGAGGCTCGCCTGCGGGCCGCCGTGGCTGCCTGAACTGCGCGGTTGCCTTGGCGACGGCGATGGGACTGGTCACCGTGGCTCTGGCGGCGGCCTTCATCCTGCATTTGGTCACGTTCACCGCGGCGTCGTGCAACCAG GATTCGAGTCCACCGAACGCTCAAGCAGAATTCAACGTAACCTGGAAACAACAGC GGAGCGACGAGCCGGGCAGGTACGACATCTGCACCGTGAACAAAAGCGCAAACTACTTAATCTACGGCGAGGCGAAGAGCCCCGCCAGCCGGGAGGCCTCCCTCGTTCAAACGTGGAAGAACGTGAACGGGATCATCAGAACCGTCCGCAGGAAGGACGGCGACGACGAGGGAGAATTCATCTTTCTGGATAAGGTCAACCTGTTCAGCGGCACCAGAATAAGCATCCGCTTCCAGTCCGCCCCCCCGACCAGCTGCCGCTTCCTGGTCTTTAGACTCTGA
- the fam20b gene encoding glycosaminoglycan xylosylkinase gives MKLKQRMVVLCAVLLLLGLAKIFLLDGGEGSAASRRDLRAFRKMEAGLSLSRGARLTHTLQSPWEIASQWVGPREVYPEETPELAAVLTALSSARIERADVGYKGTQLKALLVLDGGQKVVFKPKRYNRDYVVEGEPYAGYDRHNAEVAAFHLDRILGFRRAPLVVGRNVNVRTEIKPVATDQLLGTFLMQGNNTCFYGKCYYCRESEPACAEGEIMEGSLTLWLPDVWPLQKHRHPWGRTYREGKLARWEYDESYCEAVKKMPPYDAGPRLLDVIDTAIFDYLIGNADRHHYESFQDDGGASMLILLDNAKSFGNAALDERSILAPLYQCCMVRVSTWNRLNLLKSGALSSAVRQALAFDPIRPALAEPHLAALDRRLSGVMATVKQCMEAQSPDNTLIEDRMNLPHP, from the exons GCGTTTCGCAAG ATGGAAGCTGGCCTCTCTCTGTCGCGGGGAGCCCGCCTCACGCACACCCTCCAGTCCCCGTGGGAGATCGCCAGCCAGTGGGTGGGTCCCAGAGAGGTGTACCCGGAGGAGACCCCCGAGCTGGCGGCCGTGCTCACCGCCCTCAGCAGCGCCCGGATAGAGCGGGCGGACGTCGGCTACAAGGGCACGCAGCTCAAGGCCCTGCTGGTGCTGGACGGGGGGCAGAAGGTGGTCTTCAAGCCCAAGAG GTACAACAGAGACTACGTGGTCGAAGGCGAGCCGTACGCAGGCTACGACCGGCACAACGCGGAGGTGGCCGCTTTCCACCTGGACAG GATCCTGGGCTTCAGGAGGGCGCCCCTAGTGGTCGGGAGGAATGTCAACGTGCGCACGGAGATCAAACCCGTGGCCACAGACCAGCTGCTGGGCACCTTCCTCATGCAGG GTAACAACACGTGCTTCTACGGGAAGTGTTACTACTGTCGGGAGAGCGAGCCGGCGTGTGCGGAGGGCGAGATCATGGAGGGGTCGCTGACCCTTTGGCTGCCGGACGTCTGGCCGCTGCAGAAGCACCGACACCCCTGGGGCCGCACGTACCGGGAGGGGAAGCTGGCCAG GTGGGAGTACGACGAGAGCTACTGCGAGGCGGTGAAGAAGATGCCTCCGTACGACGCCGGGCCGAGGCTGCTGGACGTCATCGACACGGCCATATTCGATTACCTCATCGGGAACGCCGATCGGCATCACTACGAGAGCTTCCAGGACGACGGCGGCGCCAGCATGCTCATCCTGCTGGACAACGCCAAGAG CTTTGGGAACGCAGCTCTGGACGAGCGAAGCATCCTCGCCCCGCTCTACCAGTGCTGCAT GGTCCGCGTGTCCACGTGGAACCGGCTCAACCTGCTGAAGAGCGGCGCCCTGAGCTCCGCCGTGCGCCAGGCCCTGGCCTTCGACCCCATCCGCCCGGCGCTGGCCGAGCCGCACCTCGCGGCCCTGGACCGCCGTCTGTCGGGAGTCATGGCGACCGTGAAGCAGTGCATGGAGGCGCAGAGCCCCGACAACACTCTCATCGAGGACCGGATGAACCTCCCGCACCCGTAG